Below is a window of Streptomyces sp. NBC_00223 DNA.
CAGCGCGTCGAGGTGACGGTCTCGCCTGCCACGCGCGGCCGCTGAGGCGATCCTCTACGGCGCCTGATCCGTACGGCGGCCTGTTCTCTCGTGCGCCCGGCCTCTCCGGCGGCCGACCGCCGGGCGGTGGACGGGGCGCGGCCAGGGGTCGGCGCGGCCGCCGGCAGATGGCGGGATACGCGAAGGGCCCGTGCCGCGGATGACGCGGTACGGGCCCTGTCGCATGTGGCGGCCGCGAGCCGAGCGGCACTCACGCGCCCGGGACGCTGCCGGTTCGAACCGGCTCGCGCGGACCGTGCCCGCGCCGGTTTCCGTCGGCTCGCGCCGAGCGGACTCTCAGTTCTCGCCGAAGCGCTTGGCCAGGGCGAAGCCCGCGCCCGCCGCGAAGACGAGGAAGAAGACACGCGAGACACCGAAGTCGGACTTCCACGCCGACCACAGGTCACCGAAGTGCTGGAAGATGATCGTGCTCACCGACATGTCCGCGCCGTGCGTGGAGAGGTAGTGACTGATGATCAGCGCACCGCCGAAGAGCTCGCCGAGTACGACCGCCGCCAGCGCGAACACCAGGGACGCGACCGGGACGACGGGGTTGCGCCCGCCGATCTTGCCGACCACCAGGCCGACCAGCGCGCCGACCGCGATGGCCAGCAGCCGGAACTCGTAGAACGTGCCGTCGTTCTTGGACATCGCGCGCAGGATGCCGCCGTAGATCGCGGCGACCACGAGGGTCGTGACGACACCGACCAGCAGGGCCAGCGCGACGTTCTCGCGGGCCGGGGCGACGGGGGCCGGCGGCGGGTAGGCCAGACCGTTGAAGCCGGGCGCGCCCTGCGGCTGGCCGAAGGCGGGCGGCGCGCCGTAAGGCGGCTGACCGGGCTGACCCGGTTGACCGGGGGCGAAGGGCTGACCTTGCTGACCGGGCTGCACCGGCTGGGCGTACGGGTTCTGACCAGGGGCCGGCGGCTGCTGCGCGTACGGGTTCTGCTCGCCGGGAGTCGGTTGCGCGTACGGGTTCTGCTCGCCGGGAGCCGGCTGGGCGAACGGGTTCTGGCCGCCGGGCGGTTGCTGCGGCGGCGGGACGTTGGCGCTCATGAAGGGTTCCCCCGAGGACGGATTTCGGCCATCGCACAGGGCGTTGCACGGCAGCGCGGGTGCGAAGGAATGACGCCGAAATCTAACAGGGGGGGCTGACAATCGGACAAGGCGATTCGTTGGTCGTTACAGGACCCATACAGGACGGATCCTGACGCACCGGCCGAGGCGCGGACCCCCCGGAGCCGAGGCGCGGACCCCCCTCAAAGCAGCGGCACGGACCCCTTCAGAGCCGGGCCGCCGTGCCAGCGGGCGTCGCCCCCCTCGTGTCCAGAAGGAGTTGGGCCTTCACGGCCAACCCCTGGAGATCGTAGGTGCGGTGGTGCTGGAGCAGCAGCGTGAGATCGGCCTCGGCGGCGGCCTCCCACAGCGCGTCGGCTCGCGGCACCGGACGGTCGAGAACGCGCCACTGCGGCACGTAGGGGTCGTGATAGCCGAGCTGGGCGCCGAGTTCGATCAGCCGGGCGCCGATCTCCCGCGCGGGTGCGCCCTCCTGACCGGCGAGGTCGGCCTTGTACGTGACGCCGACCAGCAGGACCCGGGCGCCGCGCAGCGACTTGCCGTGCTCGTTGAGCAGCGCGGCGGCCCGCTGGACGACGTACCGCGGCATCCGGCCGTTGACCTCCTGGGCGAGTTCGACCATCCGCAGCGGGTGCCCGGGTGTACGGGACCGGCCGGGCACGCCGGTGAACGGTGGTGCCGCGTTGGGGTCGAGGGCCACGGCGGGGCCGCCGACGCCGGGCCCGGGGCGGAACGCCTGGAAGCCGAACGGCTTGGTCTCCGCGCATCGGATCACGTCCCACAGGTCCACGCCGAGTTCATGGCAGTAGACGGCCATCTCGTTGGCGAAGGCGATGTTGACATGCCGGTAGTTGATCTCCAGCAGCTTGACCGCCTCGGCCTCGCGCAGCCCGCGGGCGCGCACGATCCGCTCGGTGAAGCGGCTGTAGAAGGCGGCGGCGGCCTCGGTGCAGGCGGAGGTGCGGCCGCCGACGACCTTGGGGGTGTTGGCGAGGTGGAAGTCGCGGTTGCCGGGGTCGAGCCGGCTGGGGGAGTAGGCGAGGTGGAAGTCGCGGCCGGCCCGCAGCCCGTACGCCTCGAGCAGGGGGCGCAGGAATTCCTCGGTGGTGCCGGGGTAGACGGCCGACTCCAGGACGACGGTGGTGTGCGGGCGCAGATGGGCGGCGAGCGCCCGGGCGGCGGTGGCGACGGCGCTCAGGTCGAGGGAGTGGTCCTCGCCGAGCGGGGTGGGCGCGCAGATCACGGCGGTCCTGACCCGGCCGAGTACGGCGGGGTCGGCGCTGGCCCGGAAGCCGGAGGCGAGCATCCGCCGCAGGTCGGCGGCGGCGAGGGTGCCCGGGGGTACGCGGCCGGCGTTGATGTCGGCCGCGGCGGCGGGATCGGGTTCGTAGCCGATGACGCCGATGCCCGCGGCGGTCGCCGCCTGGGCGAGGGGAAGTCCGGTGTGGCCGAGTCCGAGTACGGCGAGGTCTGCGGGCATGGGGTTTCGGTCCTCTCCCTGGCGTCAACCATCGGGCGAGTACCACGAATGGGCTCACAGACGGCTTGAAAACAGGCTAACCAGACAAATCACTGATATGACCTTGCGGCGCGCCGGGCAGGGGCCCCGCGCTTTCGCTTCCAGCGCGGAATCCCGCCCCCTGCCCCCCGCCCCGGGGACCTTCCCCGCCGGGGCGCCCCGCCCCCGGCCCTGACGGCCGGCCCCGCCCCCGGCCCTGGCGGCCCGCACCTCCTGGGCCTGGTGGCCTGGCGGCCCGGTGGCGCGCGGGCCCGCAGGTCCGCTGCCGGGAGGCCGAGAGATCCGAAGGTTCGGAGACCTGGGGGGTCCCGAGGCCCGGTGGCCAGTACCCCGGGGCCTGGTGGCCTGCGCTCTCGGGCCTCTCGGCCCGCAGGTCCGGAGGTCCGGTGACCTGGGAGGTCCCGAGTTCCGGCAGTCCGGGGTCTGGCGGCCCGCAAGCCTGCAAGACCGGGAGGTTCCGCGGCCCCGCGGCCTGGTGGCCCGTACTCGCCCCGGCTTGGCGCCCGTACCCCCGGGGCCTGGCGGCCCGCAGGTCCGGATACCCGGGAGGCCCCGAGGCCCGAGACTCCGAGTCCGGGTGGCCCCGTGGCCTGGTGGCCCGGAAGCCCGGGAGGTCCGAGTCCCGGTAGTCCGGGGTCTGGTGATCTGGCGGCCCGCCCCCAGGCCCCGGGTCCTGCACAACCAGCCCCCAACCCCCACCGCCAAGCCTCCCGAGCCCGCAGCCCGCAGCCCGCGGGCCTGCGGGCCGCGGAACATCCCGGGTCTCCCGACGTCTGGGCTTGCCGGGCCCACCGAGCCACCGTGCCCCGGGACCTCGCAGGTCTCCGGACCTCCGGGCCTGCTGACCGCCGGGCCGTCCCGGGCGGTATCGGTCGGAAGGGCCGGGGGTCGTTGGCGTGCTCGGCGGTCGGACGCGGAACTGTCCATCGCAAAACATGACAAAGCGCCTCCGGTGCGCACCCGTGCCGCTGGCCGCGCGGGGCCGGGGCGGTCACTATCGAAGAGAGCCGCCCACCCAGCGACGCAGGTACGGAGGCATGGATGCGTACGACAACACTCGGCCCGGCCGAGCGAGCCGAGGCATTGGCCCGGATGGCCGAACACGAACTCGACATCCTCGTGGTCGGCGGGGGCGTGGTCGGCGCGGGCACCGCGCTGGACGCCGCCACCCGCGGACTGACCGTCGGCCTGGTCGAGGCCCGCGACTGGGCGTCCGGCACCTCCAGCCGGTCGAGCAAGCTCATCCACGGCGGACTGCGCTATCTGGAGATGCTGGACTTCGCCCTGGTCCGCGAGGCGCTGAAGGAGCGCGGTCTGCTGCTGGAGCGGCTGGCCCCGCACCTGGTCAAGCCCGTTCCCTTTCTGTACCCGCTCCAGCACAAGGGGTGGGAGCGGCTCTACGCCGGTTCCGGGGTCGCGCTGTACGACACCATGTCCGTCTCCTCCGGGCACGGCCGCGGCCTGCCCGTGCACCGCCATCTGACCCGTAAGCACGCGCTGCGGGTCGCGCCCGCGCTGCGCAAGGACGCCCTGGTCGGGGCGTTGCAGTACTACGACGCCCAGGTCGACGACGCCCGCTTCGTGCTGCACCTGGTCCGCACGGCCGCCTCGTACGGCGCGCTGACCGCCAACCAGGCCCGGGTGATCGGCTTCCTCCGGGAGGGGGAACGCGTGGTCGGCGCCCGGGTGCAGGACGCCGAGTCGGGGGGCGAGTACGAGGTCAGGGCCCGCCAGGTGGTCAACGCGACCGGGGTCTGGACCGACGACACCCAGGCCCTGATAGGCGAACGCGGGCAGTTCCACGTACGGGCGTCCAAGGGCATCCACCTGGTGGTGCCGAAGGACCGGATCCACTCGAACACCGGGCTGATCCTGCGTACGGAGAAGAGCGTGCTCTTCGTCATCCCGTGGGGCAGACACTGGATCATCGGCACCACCGACACCGACTGGGAGCTGGACAAGACCCACCCGGCCGCCTCCAGCGCCGACATCGACTATCTGCTCGAACACCTCAACTCCGTGCTGGCGACCCCGCTGACCAGGGACGACGTCCAGGGCGTGTACGCCGGGCTGCGCCCGCTGCTGGCCGGCGAGTCGGACGCCACGAGCAAGCTCTCCCGCGAGCACACGGTGGCGCACCCCGTCCCCGGCCTGGTCGTGGTGGCCGGCGGCAAGTACACGACGTACCGGGTGATGGCCAAGGACGCGGTGGACGAGGCCGTGCACGCGCTGGACCACCGGGTGGCCGACTGCTGCACGGAGGACGTGCCGCTGGTGGGCGCCGAGGGCTATCACGCGCTGTGGAACGCCAGGGCCCGCACCGCCGCCCGCACCGGCGTGCATGTCGCCAGGGTCGAGCACCTGCTCAACCGGTACGGCGCCCTCGCCGAGGAGGTGCTCGCGCTGGTCGCCGACGATCCGTCGCTCGGCGCCCCGATGCCGGCCGCCGACGACTATCTGCGGGCCGAGATCGTCTACGCGGCGGCCTCCGAGGGCGCCCGCCACCTGGAGGACGTACTCACCCGGCGGACCCGGATCTCCATCGAGACCTTCGACCGGGGCACCCGCAGCGCCCGGGAGGCGGCCGAGCTGATCGCCCCCGTCCTGGGCTGGGACGCGGGCCAGATCGACCGCGAGGTCGCGTACTACGAGAAGCGCGTCGAGGCCGAGCGCGAGTCCCAACTCCAGCCGGATGATCTGACCGCGGATGCCGCACGGCTGGGCGCGCCGGATATCGTGCCCCTTTAGACGCGAGGCGTCTGGACGGACGCGCGTCGCGTGGTCGGGGGAGCGGGCGGAGGGGCGCCGGATGGGCGGACAGGTCGACGAGGGACGGTTGGTCGCGGGCCGGTACCGGCTGCTGGAGCGGATCGGCCGGGGCGGCATGGGTACGGTCTGGCGCGCCGAGGACGAACTGCTCGGCCGTCAGGTCGCCGTCAAGAAGATCCACCCGCCGCAGCCGCACATGGACGACGACGAGTTGGCCACCGTCTTCGAACGCACCCGGCGCGAGGCCCGGGCCGCCGCCCGGATCAGCCACCCCAATGTCATCGTCGTGCACGACGTGGTGGACGACGCCGGGCTGCCGTCCATCGTCATGGAGTACGTGCCCTCCGCGACGCTCGGCGAACGGCTCAAGGAGCAGGGCCCGTTGCCCCCGGCCGAGGCGGCCAGGATCGGCCGGGGCATGGTCGCCGCGCTGCGCGCGGCCCACCGCGCCGGGGTGCTGCACCGCGATGTGAAGCCGGGCAATGTGCTGCTCGGCGAGGACGACCGGGTGGTGCTCACCGATTTCGGCATCGCCCAGGCGTCCGGCACCTCCACCCTGACCCGCACCGGCGAACTCATCGGCTCCATCGACTTCCTGTCCCCCGAGCGCATCCGCGGCGCCCTGCCCGGGCCCGAGGCGGACCTGTGGGCGCTGGGCGCCACGCTCTACCAGGCCGTCGAGGGCGAGTCCCCCTTCCGCCGGCCGACGGCGATCGAGACCGCGTACGCCATCGCCGAGGAGCCGGTACGGACGCCGCTGCGGGCCGGGGCGCTCGCCGAGGTGATCGCCGGGCTGCTGGTGAAGGAGCCCGCCGAGCGGCTGTCCGCCGAGGTCGCCGAGCAGATGCTGCGGATACCGGCGGCCGAGCAGGAGACCGCGCTGGTCGACCGGGGCCGGCTGGATTCGCCGGCCCGCGGGCCCGAGCCGCCGGCCGAGAGCGCCGCCGGCCCGCCCGCGCCGAACTACACGCACCCGGTCTACGGCGGCCCGCCGCACACGCGGAACCCGCCGTACACGCAGGGCCCGCACACCCCGAACCCGCTCGTCCAGAACCCCCACACGCCGAGTCCCTACGACCCGCCGACCGGCTCCTCCCAGCCGCACCCCCTGTACGGTCCGCCGCCGTACACGCAGTCCACACCGCCGCCCTACTCCTCGCCCGGCAGCGGCAGGCCCCGCCGTCGCCGTATCGCCCCCTGGATCGCCGCCGCGGTCGCCGTGGCCGTGCTGGGCGCCGGGGTCGTGGTCGTCGTCCAGCATCTGCGGACGACCACCGAGGCGGGCGGCGACGGCGGGCCGACCGGGGCGCCAGGGCCGGTCACCAGCGGGCCGGTCACCCCCGTCACGACCCCGCCGACCACGCCGACCACGCCGACCTCCGCGCCCACCACCGAGCCCCCGCCGGTTCCCGACGGCTACCACCTCGCCGAGCACCCCGACCACGGCTACTCCGTGCCCGTGCCGGACGGCTGGACGGAGAAGGTCAGCAACGGCGGCGACCAGGTCGACTACATCGACCCCACCAAGCTGGTCGATCTCAAGCTCAGCGCCCTGGACTTCGCGGCCACCAGCCCGTACGAGCACTTCAAGAACCTCGAACCCGACACCGGCGCACAGGTGGACGCCTACCACCGCGAGCGGCTGGACCCGACCACCAAGTCCGGTGATCCGGCGGCCATCTGGGAATTCACCTTCCAGGGCTCGGTGCGCAAGTACCATGCGATCGACCTCGGGTTCGGCAAGCCGGGCGGTACCGAGTACGCCGTCTATCTCTCCGCCCCGGACAGCCAATGGCAGGAATACCGGGCGGTGTTCGACACCGTGCTGGCCGGATTCCGGCAATCCGGTTGACCGGACCGGGTTCGCGTCCGTAACCCCCGTTCGGGGATGATGGGCCTCCTATCAAGCCTTACCACCGCCGGCACTGCAGAGGGGACCCATGAGCGAGGTCGAAGGTACCGACGGACGTGTACTCGCCGGCCGGTACCGCCTCAACGGCGTGCTCGGCAGAGGCGGCATGGGGACGGTCTGGCGGGCCGTCGACGAGACGCTGGGCCGTACCGTCGCGGTGAAGGAACTGCGCTTCCCCGGCAATGTCGACGAGGACGAGAAGCGCCGGCTGGTGACCCGGACGCTGCGCGAGGCCAAGGCCACCGCGCGGATCCGCAACACGGGCGCGATCACGGTCTTCGACGTGGTCGAGGAGGACGACCGGCCGTGGATCGTCATGGAGCTGGTCGAGGGCCGGTCGCTGTCCGACACGGTCCGTGAGGACGGCCCGCTCACCCCCAAACGCGCCGCCGAGATCGGGCTCGTCCTGCTCGACGTGCTCAAGGCCGCGCACGCCGAGGGCATTCTGCACCGCGATGTGAAGCCGTCGAACGTCCTGCTCGCCGACGCGGACACCTCCCAGGCCGAAGGCTCCGGGGGAGGGCGGGTCGTGCTCGGCGACTTCGGCATCGCCCAGATCGACGGCGACCCCTCCGTCACCTCCACCGGCATGCTCGTCGGCGCCCCCTCGTACATCTCGCCCGAACGCGCCCGGGGCCAGAAGCCCGGCCCGCCCGCAGACCTGTGGTCGCTGGGCGCGCTGCTCTACGCCTCCGTCGAGGGCCACCCCCCGTACGACAAGGGGTCCGCGATCGCCACGCTCACCGCGGTGATGACGGAACCGGTCGGCCGGATGGACAACGCGGGGCCGCTCGCCGAGGTGATCACCGGACTGCTCGTCAAGGATCCCGCGCGCCGGCTCGACAACGCGGGCGCCCGCGCGCTGCTGACCGCGATCGCGCAAGCCCCCGACCGGCCGGCCGCGCCCCCGGCCGGCAACGCCGCCACTGTCGTCCTCGCCAACGACCCCGCCCCCGGCGGGACCCCCGCGGTCCCGGGCGACGCGCCCGCCGTGCCCAAGGCGCCCGCCGCCGACCAGGCCCGGGTGCGGGACGCGCTGCGTACGGTCCGCAAGGCCGCGGCCGGGGCGGGACCGGCGGCGGAACCGGGCGGCTCCGAGTACGCCCCCGGCGCCGCGCCCTCCTCGCTGACCGATGTCGTACCCCGCCGCACCCTGGCCCTGGTGATCGTCGCGGTCGTGCTGGCCGTGCTCGGCACCGTCATAGGCATCGCGGTCGCCAACCACGGCGGCGGACACGGCGGCAGCGGCGACGGCAAGGAGAAGGGCGCCGCGGCCGGGCCCTCGGGCTCGCCCGCCGTGACGCACACCGGCGGCACCGCGGCGGTCGGCACCGACGACAAGTCCGCGTCGGCGCCCGACCCCGACGGCTCCTCCGCGCCCGCGACCACGGAGTCCGCCGCGACCACGGAGTCCGCCACGACCGCGCCGGGCGGCTCCGCCGACACGGTGCCGGCCGGCTGGCACACCGTCACCGGCTCGGAGGGCTACTCGATCGCGCTGCCCAAGGGCTGGACCCAGGTGGCGAGCGACAAGAACCCGTACCACAGCGGCACCCTCTACAGAGACGGCAGCGGCTACGAGGTGCTGGTCGACTGGCTGCACACCCCGGGGCCGAGCGCACTCGCGCAGTGGCAGCACGACTCCACGCACGTGGGCCCGACCTTCAAGAACTACGAGCTGATCTCCGTCAGGAAAGCCGATTACCGTACCTACGACGCGGCCGACTGGGAGTACAAACGGTCCTGGCAGGGTAGGCAGGTACACGTCCTGAACCGCGGCATGGTGACGGACCCTCACCACGGCTACGCCCTGCTGATGGTCTTCCCGGTCGACGCCTGGAGCAGCGACAAGAGCGTGGAGATCCGGAAGACCTTCTTCGCAACCTTCAAACCGGCCGAGTAACGGCCGCATAGCACGTATGGTGAGTAGCTGTGGACTGTCCGCATCCGCAACGTGAACGTTCACGTTCGGATCTGACCGGTTCAGTGGAGTAGACGACCGGGCCGGAAGGGGGGCGCCGTGGACGAATACGCGGGGCGGGTGCTCGCCGACCGCTACCGGCTGCCCAGACCGCCCGCCGACGAGTTCGAACTCGTCGAGACCAGAGCCTTCGACACCTACAGCGGCCAGGAGGTCCTGGTCCGGCAGGTGCTGCTGCCCGAGGTCGTCAGCGCCGAACTGCCGGGTGAAGACGGCGGACCCGGCGGCGAGGACGGGCTGAGCGAGAGCGCCCGGCGGGCGCTGGACGCGGCCCGCGCGGCCGCCGCGATCCCCGACCACCCCCGGCTGGTCCAGGTCTTCGACATCTTCATCGAGGGCAGCAGTCTGTGGATCGCGAGCGAACTGGTGTCCGCCCGACCGCTGGCCGCCTTACTCGCCGACCGCCCGCTGGACGCCTTCCGGGCCGCCGAGGTCGCCAACGACGTGCTGACCGCGCTGCGCGCCCTGCACGCCCACGGCTGGACCCACCGCAATGTCACCGCAAGCACGGTGCTGGTCTGCGACGACGGCCGCTCCATGCTCGGCGGCCTGGCCGCGGGCGCCGCCCAGGAGGCGCTGTGCGGCTACGACCCGCTGCCCGAACAGGTGCTGGCCGGCGGCGCCGAGCTGACCTGGCACGGCCCGCGGTCCGCGCTCGAACAGGAACGGGCCCGGCAGAACCGGATCACCGTCGTCGGCGCCGTCACCGAGCGCTGGGCGCCCGAACAGGCCCACGAGGTGCACGAGAACTGGCGGCTGTCCCCGCCGGTCGGCCCCGCCGCCGACCTGTGGGCGCTCGGCTCGCTGCTGTTCCGCAGCGTCCAGGGCCACCCGCCCTTCCCCGAGGAGAGCGCCGCCGAACTCGTCCAGCTGGTGTGTGCCGAGCCGCCCGCCTTCGCCGAGGACTGCGGCCCGCTGCGGCCGGTCGTCGAGTCGCTGCTGCGCCCGGACCCCGAGGAGCGGCCCGAGGCCGAGGAGCTGGGCGGATGGCTGCGCTCCCTGATCCGGTCCGCGCCCGAGCCCGACCTCGGCGTCAGCGCCGTCCAGGTGCCCGCCGACCCGGCGAAGCTGCCGGTCAAGCGGCGCAGGGGCGAGCTGGTCCGCCGGCGGCGCAGGCAGCAGTCCGCCGACGATCCCTCCGGCGCGCAGCACCGTCGTCACGCCCGCGGCAAGCAGGCCCGGCCGGTCAAGACGGCCAGGGCCGATCGGCCGGTGAAGACCGCCAAGCCGCCCAAGGCGGTCGGCGCGTCCCAGAAGGCCGCCGTCACCCGCACCGCGCACGAGAGCGCCGCGCCGCCGCGCGCGGTCCGGCCGCCGCAGTACCACGAAGAGGACGTCGTCTACCGCAGGCCCGACGGCAGCGAAGAGCCGCCACGCAGGCTCGGCGCCCGGCTGCTGATCGCGCTGCTGGTCGTCCTC
It encodes the following:
- a CDS encoding serine/threonine-protein kinase, with translation MGGQVDEGRLVAGRYRLLERIGRGGMGTVWRAEDELLGRQVAVKKIHPPQPHMDDDELATVFERTRREARAAARISHPNVIVVHDVVDDAGLPSIVMEYVPSATLGERLKEQGPLPPAEAARIGRGMVAALRAAHRAGVLHRDVKPGNVLLGEDDRVVLTDFGIAQASGTSTLTRTGELIGSIDFLSPERIRGALPGPEADLWALGATLYQAVEGESPFRRPTAIETAYAIAEEPVRTPLRAGALAEVIAGLLVKEPAERLSAEVAEQMLRIPAAEQETALVDRGRLDSPARGPEPPAESAAGPPAPNYTHPVYGGPPHTRNPPYTQGPHTPNPLVQNPHTPSPYDPPTGSSQPHPLYGPPPYTQSTPPPYSSPGSGRPRRRRIAPWIAAAVAVAVLGAGVVVVVQHLRTTTEAGGDGGPTGAPGPVTSGPVTPVTTPPTTPTTPTSAPTTEPPPVPDGYHLAEHPDHGYSVPVPDGWTEKVSNGGDQVDYIDPTKLVDLKLSALDFAATSPYEHFKNLEPDTGAQVDAYHRERLDPTTKSGDPAAIWEFTFQGSVRKYHAIDLGFGKPGGTEYAVYLSAPDSQWQEYRAVFDTVLAGFRQSG
- a CDS encoding glycerol-3-phosphate dehydrogenase/oxidase; protein product: MRTTTLGPAERAEALARMAEHELDILVVGGGVVGAGTALDAATRGLTVGLVEARDWASGTSSRSSKLIHGGLRYLEMLDFALVREALKERGLLLERLAPHLVKPVPFLYPLQHKGWERLYAGSGVALYDTMSVSSGHGRGLPVHRHLTRKHALRVAPALRKDALVGALQYYDAQVDDARFVLHLVRTAASYGALTANQARVIGFLREGERVVGARVQDAESGGEYEVRARQVVNATGVWTDDTQALIGERGQFHVRASKGIHLVVPKDRIHSNTGLILRTEKSVLFVIPWGRHWIIGTTDTDWELDKTHPAASSADIDYLLEHLNSVLATPLTRDDVQGVYAGLRPLLAGESDATSKLSREHTVAHPVPGLVVVAGGKYTTYRVMAKDAVDEAVHALDHRVADCCTEDVPLVGAEGYHALWNARARTAARTGVHVARVEHLLNRYGALAEEVLALVADDPSLGAPMPAADDYLRAEIVYAAASEGARHLEDVLTRRTRISIETFDRGTRSAREAAELIAPVLGWDAGQIDREVAYYEKRVEAERESQLQPDDLTADAARLGAPDIVPL
- a CDS encoding nucleotide sugar dehydrogenase, with amino-acid sequence MPADLAVLGLGHTGLPLAQAATAAGIGVIGYEPDPAAAADINAGRVPPGTLAAADLRRMLASGFRASADPAVLGRVRTAVICAPTPLGEDHSLDLSAVATAARALAAHLRPHTTVVLESAVYPGTTEEFLRPLLEAYGLRAGRDFHLAYSPSRLDPGNRDFHLANTPKVVGGRTSACTEAAAAFYSRFTERIVRARGLREAEAVKLLEINYRHVNIAFANEMAVYCHELGVDLWDVIRCAETKPFGFQAFRPGPGVGGPAVALDPNAAPPFTGVPGRSRTPGHPLRMVELAQEVNGRMPRYVVQRAAALLNEHGKSLRGARVLLVGVTYKADLAGQEGAPAREIGARLIELGAQLGYHDPYVPQWRVLDRPVPRADALWEAAAEADLTLLLQHHRTYDLQGLAVKAQLLLDTRGATPAGTAARL
- a CDS encoding serine/threonine-protein kinase, whose protein sequence is MSEVEGTDGRVLAGRYRLNGVLGRGGMGTVWRAVDETLGRTVAVKELRFPGNVDEDEKRRLVTRTLREAKATARIRNTGAITVFDVVEEDDRPWIVMELVEGRSLSDTVREDGPLTPKRAAEIGLVLLDVLKAAHAEGILHRDVKPSNVLLADADTSQAEGSGGGRVVLGDFGIAQIDGDPSVTSTGMLVGAPSYISPERARGQKPGPPADLWSLGALLYASVEGHPPYDKGSAIATLTAVMTEPVGRMDNAGPLAEVITGLLVKDPARRLDNAGARALLTAIAQAPDRPAAPPAGNAATVVLANDPAPGGTPAVPGDAPAVPKAPAADQARVRDALRTVRKAAAGAGPAAEPGGSEYAPGAAPSSLTDVVPRRTLALVIVAVVLAVLGTVIGIAVANHGGGHGGSGDGKEKGAAAGPSGSPAVTHTGGTAAVGTDDKSASAPDPDGSSAPATTESAATTESATTAPGGSADTVPAGWHTVTGSEGYSIALPKGWTQVASDKNPYHSGTLYRDGSGYEVLVDWLHTPGPSALAQWQHDSTHVGPTFKNYELISVRKADYRTYDAADWEYKRSWQGRQVHVLNRGMVTDPHHGYALLMVFPVDAWSSDKSVEIRKTFFATFKPAE
- a CDS encoding protein tyrosine kinase is translated as MDEYAGRVLADRYRLPRPPADEFELVETRAFDTYSGQEVLVRQVLLPEVVSAELPGEDGGPGGEDGLSESARRALDAARAAAAIPDHPRLVQVFDIFIEGSSLWIASELVSARPLAALLADRPLDAFRAAEVANDVLTALRALHAHGWTHRNVTASTVLVCDDGRSMLGGLAAGAAQEALCGYDPLPEQVLAGGAELTWHGPRSALEQERARQNRITVVGAVTERWAPEQAHEVHENWRLSPPVGPAADLWALGSLLFRSVQGHPPFPEESAAELVQLVCAEPPAFAEDCGPLRPVVESLLRPDPEERPEAEELGGWLRSLIRSAPEPDLGVSAVQVPADPAKLPVKRRRGELVRRRRRQQSADDPSGAQHRRHARGKQARPVKTARADRPVKTAKPPKAVGASQKAAVTRTAHESAAPPRAVRPPQYHEEDVVYRRPDGSEEPPRRLGARLLIALLVVLAAVVAYALLIMPHRDAVTDGAGGDRQVPAQMPGSGGGKHDPTTAPTTAPATKAPSKAPTSAAAKPPAGRTTVTPPPDLGGDFALRTDPAGFTVAVHTGWQRTGANGQGEVRYSGGDLRLTVVPGRDTAAAHGNDPVGYQLNEPELADFRASSWSSASGLESLTLRGHPAAEGEYTYRDAAGRSLYARNLAILVDGRYHVVFVTGLDTQRASVQAAFDRAVETYTPTG